The sequence below is a genomic window from Oscillospiraceae bacterium.
CCGCCTGGTCACCGACAAGGGGGACGAGGTGGACTGCACCTGGCTCATCGCCGCCCCCGGCCGCTCCGGGGCCGAGTGGTTCGCCAACCAGTGCAAGGATCTGGGCATCGCGCTCATCAACAACCAGGTGGACATCGGCGTGCGGGTGGAGCTGCCCGCCAAGGTATTCGCCCACATCACCGACGTGGTGTACGAGTCCAAGCTGGTCTACCGCACCAAGCAGTACGGCGACCAGGTGCGCACATTCTGCATGAACCCCTACGGGCACGTGGTGGCCGAGAATGTGGAGGGCATCAACACCGTCAACGGCCACTCCTACTCCGACCCCGCCCTCCAGAGCGAGAACACCAATTTCGCGCTGCTGGTGTCCAACCGCTTCACCTCCCCCTTCAACGAGCCCTACCGCTACGGCAAGCACATCGCCTCCCTGTCCAACATGCTGGCGGGGGGTGTGCTGGTGCAGCGCTTCGGGGATCTGGTCAGCGGCATCCGCACCAACGAGCACCGCATGAGCAAGTCCTTCGTCCACCCCACCCTCACCGCCGCCATCCCCGGCGATCTGAGCCTGGCCCTGCCCAAGCGGCAGCTGGACGACATCATCGAGATGATCTACCAGTTGGACAAGCTGGCCCCCGGCACCGCCAACTACGACACCCTGCTCTACGGCGCGGAGGTGAAGTTCTACTCCTCCCGGCTGGAGCTCTCCGGCGAGCTGGAGACCAAAATGCCCAACTTCTTCGCCATCGGCGACGGCGCGGGGGTCACCCGGGGGCTGGCCCAGGCCGGGGCCTCCGGCGTGAAGGTGGCCCAGGTCATCAGCGCCCGGCTGGGTAAATAAGCGAAAGACACCCCGGCGCTCCACATGGAGCGCCGGGGTGTCTCAGTCTGTTGAAAAACGGGATTTAGTGCGCAGGAGGAACAATGTTGGACGGGCGGTTCGTGAATCGCCCCTACGAGTGCCAAGCGCTGTATGGGGCATGGCAGTACGTGCGGCTTTTTGAGCACTCATTGAATAGCAACTATTTTCAAGTCTGGGCGGGTCATGTGCCGCAGGGGCGGCAGCCCTACTACCAGAGGGCACAGGCCGAACCGAGCCCTGAGCGCTTACAGGTTTTACTGGTTACCTGAACCGCACCGCCGCCGGGCCCCTGGGTCCAGGGCCGAAGCCCTGGTTGTTTCTTCCCGGGGTTCTTTGCAAGCAAAGAATCCCGCCGCCGGAGGCCGGGCCTCCCAAAAATGGAGTGCCGGGGTGTTTTCCTCGGCTATACCGCCGGGCCGGCCAGGGCCTTGGCCTGGCCGCGGCGGGGGGCCACGGTGAAGGCCAGGTGCTTTTGGCAGAAGCGGGCGATGGCCCCCACGATGAGGGCGGAGACCAGGGTGCCCTCCCGCAGACCGTGGATACCGCCCAGGCAAAAAAGGGACACCAGGGCGGCGGCGGCCACCATGCCCACGTCGGTGGCGGTCTTGACCACGCCGAAGTTCCAGCGGAAGCGGCGGCTGAGCACGTTGACGAAGCCCTCGCCGGGCAGGATGAGCACGTCGGGCAGCACCTGTAGGGCCACGCCGATCCCCAGGGCCAGGCAGGCCAGCAGCAGGAAGACCCACCGGCCCGGGTAGGAGGCCGGAGCCAGGCCCCGCAGCAGGTGCATCCACAGGTCGATGCAGAAGGAGAACAGGAAGGTGGCGGGCACCTGGAGCAGCTGGAGGGGCTTGAAGTCCCGCCGCAGGATCAGCACCTGGGCCAGGAACATGGCGAAGTTCACCAGGAAGGTGAACACACCCATACTCAGCCCCGGAAAGACGAAGGTCAGCACGTAGGACAGGCTGGACACCGCGCTGGTGCCCAGCCCGGCCTGCGTGATCAGGGCCACCCCCAGGGCGGTGAAGAGGATGCCGCCGCCAAAGACGCAGTACCGGCGCAGCAGGCTGCAATTGGGCTGTTGCATCGGCTGTCCCTCCCAAATAGCTAAAAATTATTTTTTATACCTAAATATAGTTTAGCATACTTGCCGGTTCAATGCAAGGGCTTTTTTCGGCGGGGGGATGCCGGATAATTTCTCTTTGACAGCGGATATGCAGCGGAATATACAGCCCGCGCGGGCTGTAAGAAATTTGTAAAATAAGCCGTTACAGGGGTTTTCCACATTGTCCACCGGTTTTTCCACACCGCATTTTGAGGGTGTGGAACGGGCCTTATGCAAATCGGGTTGACATAAAAGAAGTCAAGGGGAAAATTCACGGCGGATTCCACAAAGTTTGCGCCGGAACCATGCCTTGCCGCCCCAGCCGGGCCGTGGTACAATGAAATCCAAAACAATTGCGTGAGGTGAACGCCATGTCCGATACCATCGCCGCCATCGCCACCGGCCCCGCCCGGGCCGCCATCGGCATCCTGCGCCTGTCCGGGCCGGAGGCCGTCTCCGCCGCGTCGGCGGTGTTCCGCCCCCAGAGCGGCAGGCCGCTGGCGGAGTACCGGGCGCATACGCTGATCTACGGAACCCTGCTGGGGGCGGACGGGGCGCCCATCGACCAGGCCCTGGCCACGGTCTCCCGTGCCCCTCGCAGCTACACCGGGGAGGACACGGCGGAGATCCAGTGCCACGGCTCCCCCACGGTGCTGGCCATGGGGCTGGAGGCCCTCTTCGCCGCCGGGGCCAGGCAGGCCGGGCCGGGGGAGTTCACCCGCCGGGCCTTTTTAAACGGCAGGCTGGACCTGACCCAGGCCGAGGCGGTCATCGACCTCATTGACGCGGAGACCCCCGCCGCCGCCCGCTGCGCCGCCGGGCAGCTCTCCGGGGCGTTGGGCCGCCGCGTGGCGGAGATCTACGACGGCCTGGTGGACGTGATGGCCCACTTCCACGCCGTGCTGGACTACCCGGACGAGGACATCGACCCCTTCGGGGCCGAGACCCTGGGCGCCGCCCTGGAGAGGGCGGAGGGGGGCCTCGCCGCCCTGCTGGAGAGCTACGGCCGGGGGAAATTCCTCACCCGGGGGGTGCCCTGCGCCATCGTGGGGCGGCCCAACGCGGGCAAATCCTCCCTGCTCAACGCCCTGGTGGGGTACGACCGGGCCATCGTCACCGACATCCCCGGCACCACCCGGGACACCGTGGAGGAGCGCTGCGCCCTGGGGG
It includes:
- a CDS encoding FAD-dependent oxidoreductase, which encodes MNTRYDVAIIGCGEAGIFAGYELHRRNPELRVVTLDQGADIYSRSCPIVAGKVKECIHCKVCDTMCGFGGAGAFSDGKYNFTTAFGGWLTDFMPKKEVMDLIDYVDSINMRHGATDKVFSTDTPQALALEKRALEFDLHLLQARCKHLGTENNLKILQSIYEEVRRGVEYRFHTSVNHIEALGEEGYRLVTDKGDEVDCTWLIAAPGRSGAEWFANQCKDLGIALINNQVDIGVRVELPAKVFAHITDVVYESKLVYRTKQYGDQVRTFCMNPYGHVVAENVEGINTVNGHSYSDPALQSENTNFALLVSNRFTSPFNEPYRYGKHIASLSNMLAGGVLVQRFGDLVSGIRTNEHRMSKSFVHPTLTAAIPGDLSLALPKRQLDDIIEMIYQLDKLAPGTANYDTLLYGAEVKFYSSRLELSGELETKMPNFFAIGDGAGVTRGLAQAGASGVKVAQVISARLGK
- the mnmE gene encoding tRNA modification GTPase MnmE → MSDTIAAIATGPARAAIGILRLSGPEAVSAASAVFRPQSGRPLAEYRAHTLIYGTLLGADGAPIDQALATVSRAPRSYTGEDTAEIQCHGSPTVLAMGLEALFAAGARQAGPGEFTRRAFLNGRLDLTQAEAVIDLIDAETPAAARCAAGQLSGALGRRVAEIYDGLVDVMAHFHAVLDYPDEDIDPFGAETLGAALERAEGGLAALLESYGRGKFLTRGVPCAIVGRPNAGKSSLLNALVGYDRAIVTDIPGTTRDTVEERCALGGVLLRLIDTAGLREAGDAIERMGVERSRAALEGAELALLVVDGSAPLTAEDRAAMDEAERAPRVVCVVSKADLPLAVDVEALRARFPALCVVSAATGAGLEGLAAAVAARFPRGGAEERGELLTNARQAEAAGRALEYVRAAGEALRAGVTADAVTADVEGALEALGELTGRTVRQDVTDRIFSRFCVGK